From the Clarias gariepinus isolate MV-2021 ecotype Netherlands chromosome 3, CGAR_prim_01v2, whole genome shotgun sequence genome, one window contains:
- the grna.2 gene encoding granulin 2, whose amino-acid sequence MLAVLVLLMIGLIPGNLACPDGTKCQDKNTCCPTRTGYGCCKYPSGQCCRDGLHCCPLGFRCDITSTRCLRGELSLTASPHIAAIQSNSIQKLAGIIHCSDRFYCPAGNSCCKTPTGQLACCPYPLGQCCKDGKHCCEYGYNCNPTFTKCISHYASVPALLTKKALVL is encoded by the exons ATGCTGGCTGTGTTAGTATTGCTCATGATAGGGCTGATTCCTGGCAACCTTGCCTGTCCCGATGGGACAAAATGTCAAGACAAAAATACTTGCTGCCCAACTAGGACAGGATATGGATGCTGCAAATATCCATCT GGTCAGTGCTGCCGTGATGGCCTCCACTGCTGCCCGCTAGGTTTTCGCTGTGACATAACATCTACTCGCTGTTTAAGAGGAGAACTGAGTCTTACTGCATCTCCACATATTGCTGCCATTCAGAGCAACAGCATTCAG AAACTAGCTGGCATTATACACTGCAGTGACCGATTCTATTGCCCAGCTGGAAACAGCTGCTGCAAGACGCCAACTGGTCAGTTGGCATGCTGTCCATATCCTCTG GGTCAGTGCTGCAAGGATGGAAAGCATTGCTGTGAATATGGTTATAACTGCAATCCTACATTTACTAAGTGCATAAGCCACTACGCAAGCGTTCCTGCTCTTCTCACAAAAAAAGCCTTGGTCCtctga